Proteins encoded together in one Penaeus vannamei isolate JL-2024 chromosome 9, ASM4276789v1, whole genome shotgun sequence window:
- the LOC138862558 gene encoding T-complex protein 1 subunit epsilon-like: MSLPSARFHPELVYCNGDQYCQSTTVTQGSLAPRTHCIVSILIGSKIHQLHERLQESLQSHILAARSVASILATSLGPKGLDKLMVSPDGDITVTNDGATILKMMDVEHQVAKLMVQLSKSQDEKIMIFIMFFAVLAGALLEKAEYLLDKGIHPIRVADGYELAAKKAIEHLEKIADEFPVDVNNTEPLVLTAMTTLGSKIINRCHRQMAQIAVDAVMAVADLEAKDVNFELIKVEGKVGGKLEDTMLVKGVVVDKDFSHPQMPKELKDVKLAILTCPFEPPKPKTKHKLEVSTVEEYKALHSYEQEQFVSMVDKVKATGATLAICQWGFDDEANHLLLQKELPAVRWVGGPEIELIAIATNGRIVPRFEELSAEKLGTCGKVKELSFGTTKDKMLVIEECPNTKAVTIFIRGGNKMIIEEAKRSIHDALCVVRNLVRNNKIVYGGGAAEVSCALAVSEEADKISTLEQYAFRAFADALESIPLALAENSGLSPIHTLTECKARQVTEKNPALGIDCNSKGTCDMKEQHVIETLHSKKQQILLATQLVKMILKIDDIRTPGEMH; encoded by the exons ATGTCACTTCCATCTGCACGCTTTCATCCTGAGCTTGTGTATTG CAACGGCGATCAATACTGTCAATCAACCACTGTTACACAAGGGTCGTTAGCACCAAGAACACATTGCATTGTGAGTATTCTCATTGGCAGTAAAATACACCAGTTACATGAGAGGTTGCAAGaaag TTTACAGTCACACATTTTGGCAGCCCGCAGTGTGGCCTCCATCTTGGCCACTTCACTGGGTCCCAAAGGGCTGGATAAGCTGATGGTGAGCCCTGATGGAGATATCACTGTCACTAACGATGGTGCCACCATCCTGAAGATGATGGATGTGGAGCACCAAGTTGCCAAGCTCATGGTGCAGTTGTCAAAAtctcaggat GAgaagattatgatttttataatgttCTTTGCAGTGTTGGCTGGAGCTCTCTTGGAAAAGGCTGAATATTTGTTAGATAAAGGCATTCACCCCATTCGAGTTGCTGATGGCTATGAACTTGCTGCTAAGAAGGCTATTGAGCATCTTGAAAAAATTGCTGATGAATTTCCAGTTGATGTAAATAATACAGAGCCTCTAGTCCTAACAGCAATGACCACTTTAGGTTCTAAGATTATCAATCGCTGTCATAGACAGATGGCTCAAATTGCTGTAGATGCTGTTATGGCAGTGGCAGATCTTGAAGCAAAGGATGTCAATTTTGAGTTAATTAAAGTTGAAGGCAAAGTTGGAGGCAAGCTGGAAGACACCATGTTGGTGAAAGGCGTAGTTGTAGACAAGGATTTCTCTCATCCACAAATGCCAAAGGAGCTCAAGGATGTTAAACTAGCTATCCTTACCTGCCCATTTGAGCCCCCCAAGCCCAAGACCAAGCACAAGCTTGAGGTCAGCACAGTTGAAGAGTACAAGGCTCTTCACAGTTATGAGCAGGAACAGTTTGTGTCCATGGTTGACAAGGTAAAGGCTACCGGTGCTACTCTTGCCATCTGCCAGTGGGGCTTTGACGATGAAGCCAACCATCTCCTGCTTCAGAAGGAACTCCCAGCTGTACGATGGGTTGGTGGCCCTGAAATTGAGCTTATTGCCATTGCGACAAATGGAAGAATCGTGCCTAGATTTGAGGAACTTTCAGCAGAGAAGCTTGGAACTTGTGGAAAAGTGAAGGAATTGTCCTTTGGTACCACCAAGGATAAGATGTTGGTGATCGAGGAGTGTCCCAATACCAAAGCTGTCACAATCTTCATCAGGGGAGGAAACAAAATGATCATCGAGGAGGCTAAACGCAGTATCCATGATGCTCTGTGTGTGGTCAGAAATCTCGTCAGGAACAACAAGATTGTCTATGGAGGCGGTGCTGCTGAGGTTTCATGTGCTCTGGCAGTTTCTGAGGAAGCAGATAAG ATCTCAACACTTGAACAATATGCTTTCCGTGCCTTTGCTGATGCTCTGGAAAGCATTCCACTTGCCTTGGCAGAGAACTCAGGATTGTCCCCCATTCACACATTGACTGAGTGCAAGGCACGACAGGTTACAGAGAAGAATCCTGCCCTGGGAATTGACTGTAACAGCAAGGGCACATGTG ATATGAAGGAACAGCATGTCATTGAGACCCTGCACAGCAAGAAGCAACAGATCCTCCTTGCTACCCAGCTTGTGAAGATGATCCTGAAAATTGACGATATTCGCACACCAGGAGAAATGCACTAA